Part of the uncultured Cohaesibacter sp. genome is shown below.
AGTTTGGCGGCTCGAAACAGGTTTTTGCTGAGCCGGTCTCTTTTCCGCTCAGCACATCTTCGGCCCGACAGTCGAGACCACAGGATGCCCAAAGCATCCGATCTCTAATGCGGGCCCAAAAGACGGAAAAGACTCATGGCTAAGGCAACAACAATCAAGATCCGTCTGGTCAGCACCGCTGACACGGGTTACTTTTACGTCACCAAGAAGAATTCCCGCACCATGACCGAAAAAATGGTCAAGCGGAAATACGACCCGGTGGCTAAGAAACACGTCGAGTTCAAGGAAGCCAAAATCAAGTAAGGCTCCCCTGTCTTGTCGACAGTTCAAAAACCCGCTTGCCGACGGCAGGCGGGTTTTTTTGCGCTTGCGCTTCAGGAAAGATTTCTGTCCGTCAGTATCCCGTCCATTCCGCAGCTCCCCCTACTGTCGGACCACCGGCCCGGAGCGCGGCATCGCATGGCCCGGCCCTCTCCGGTTCAACTCGAGCCCTGAAAGGCCCGTCAAGGCCGAACCGGCGGACCATAAGTCTCGCCCCTTCGATTAATATCGGATCCGAAACATCGACAAATCCCCAAAGGGAGTCCATCAAGAACGGACCTGTCCTGCAGTATCAAAAGTGCAATGAAATGGGGGGATGAGAATAAAGGATGGCCGGTCCAGTTGCAGACCACTTGAGGAGGCCACTCTTGCTGCTACTGAACCGACCAAAACCCTACGGCCCCAGGAGATGCGGCGGACCTGAAGAACCCGTAGGGAAAAACGATGACAACGACGACAAGAGAGCACGCGTAAACCTGCAGTCCTACTGCATGGCTAGCAAACGGCGTCCCCCATCCCGTTCTCCAACGCTTACAAGCCTAACAAAAAAAGTGACAATTTCAACGAATTGTTTACCTGAATCGATAAAATCTTATCGGTTGATAAAGAATTAAGGTAAATTGTCG
Proteins encoded:
- the rpmG gene encoding 50S ribosomal protein L33: MAKATTIKIRLVSTADTGYFYVTKKNSRTMTEKMVKRKYDPVAKKHVEFKEAKIK